The following are from one region of the Hemitrygon akajei chromosome 31, sHemAka1.3, whole genome shotgun sequence genome:
- the LOC140719335 gene encoding 3 beta-hydroxysteroid dehydrogenase type 7-like — protein sequence MPGERGLVCLVTGGCGFLGKHLVRLLAERSKELREIRVLDLVLDRELETLSTASLRVSLMQGDITSHGVMAHAVEGADLVFHLASVIDFLGLIPESQILSVNVQGTQSVIDACVQHDVPTLVYTSSMEAVGPNSKWQPFHRGNEDTVYEFAPASVYAKSKSQAEELIRGANGMKTASGKTLFTLALRPLGSYGENFPLLCNLVERASRCRGHLFRFSSADACLGRVYVGNVAWMHLLAARALREKPGLVGGQVYYCYDDSPDKSFLDFYMEFLAPCGVKLVGRLRPVLPFFLVFLLALLVELVSLALSPFCTFAPVLNRYTLLMSCSTFTVRTSKAARHFGYRPLYTWEQSRARTIRWLQSLARPGQSS from the exons ATGCCCGGGGAGAGGGGTCTGGTCTGCCTGGTGACCGGAGGCTGTGGGTTTCTGGGGAAGCATCTGGTGCGACTGCTGGCAGAGCGCAGCAAGGAGCTGAGGGAGATCAGGGTGCTCGACCTGGTGTTGGACAGGGAGCTGGAGACTCTGAGCACAG CCTCTCTCAGGGTGTCTCTGATGCAGGGGGATATCACCTCCCATGGGGTCATGGCCCACGCCGTCGAGGGGGCTGACTTGGTCTTCCACCTCGCCAGTGTCATCGACTTCCTGGGGCTCATCCCCGAGTCCCAAATCCTCTCCGTCAACGTACAAG GGACCCAGAGCGTGATTGATGCCTGTGTGCAGCACGATGTCCCGACCCTGGTCTACACCAGCAGCATGGAGGCAGTGGGACCTAACTCCAAGTGGCAGCCATTCCACAG AGGGAATGAGGACACGGTTTACGAATTTGCCCCTGCTTCAGTCTACGCAAAGTCAAAATCCCAGGCCGAAGAACTCATTCGCGGAGCAAACGGGATGaag acagcatcCGGGAAGACCCTCTTCACCCTGGCTCTGCGTCCGCTCGGTTCCTACGGGGAAAACTTCCCCCTGCTCTGCAACCTGGTGGAAAGAGCGTCCCGCTGCAGGGGGCACCTCTTCCGCTTCTCCTCCGCAGACGCCTGCCTGGGGCGCGTCTATGTGG GAAACGTGGCCTGGATGCACCTGCTGGCTGCCCGCGCCCTGCGGGAGAAGCCCGGTCTGGTGGGCGGACAGGTCTACTATTGTTATGACGACTCTCCGGACAAGAGCTTCCTCGACTTTTACATGGAGTTCCTAGCGCCCTGCGGGGTGAAGTTGGTCGGCCGGCTGCGGCCCGTCCTCCCCTTCTTCCTGGTCTTCCTGCTGGCTCTCCTGGTCGAGCTCGTCAGCCTCGCCCTCAGCCCCTTCTGCACCTTCGCCCCCGTACTCAACCGCTACACCTTGCTCATGTCCTGCTCAACCTTCACGGTACGGACCAGCAAAGCCGCCCGTCACTTCGGCTACCGGCCGCTCTACACCTGGGAGCAGTCCCGGGCTCGAACCATACGCTGGCTGCAGAGCCTGGCCCGGCCCGGCCAGTCTTCATGA